In Populus nigra chromosome 1, ddPopNigr1.1, whole genome shotgun sequence, one genomic interval encodes:
- the LOC133698881 gene encoding uncharacterized protein LOC133698881 isoform X3 has protein sequence MPAHVHRMDSGDQETLFQSYPCAYYVQSPSTISHANSADIKTNNNIIESTFHSPTRSDTILINKNPEVSRFTLSRYSSSRGSNNSFLIEKKVSEPENNEVNRLIIVDGHGFNGDGGYEEEGMEEDEDFYYEKRGGWWWRYCSFRRSSSCAWVSLQIFWRLVLSLCVALLVFYAATKPPPPKTSIKGSKLYAESHSSTLFQLFVGTRNKPMYGAGTNMQDMLESENGLPIVIRVSLRSNFRVVWNLIKPEFHHRAVCLLVLDGAYDKKHRTQVYNSTCTMS, from the exons ATGCCAGCACACGTTCATAGAATGGACAGTGGAGACCAAGAAACCTTGTTTCAATCCTACCCATGTGCATACTATGTTCAAAGTCCATCTACCATCTCCCATGCAAACAGTGCAGATATCAAgaccaataataatattatcgAGTCCACATTTCATTCACCAACAAGATCCGATACTATACTCATCAACAAGAACCCTGAGGTCTCAAGGTTCACCCTCTCTCGCTACTCGTCATCTCGTGGATCAAACAACTCTTTCCTCATTGAGAAGAAGGTTAGTGAGCCCGAGAACAATGAGGTAAATCGTTTGATCATTGTTGATGGTCATGGATTTAATGGTGATGGTGGTTATGAAGAGGAAGGGATGGAAGAAGACGAGGATTTTTATTATGAGAAGAGAGGTGGATGGTGGTGGAGATACTGTTCTTTTAGGAGGAGTTCTTCATGTGCATGGGTTTCTTTGCAAATATTTTGGAGACTTGTGTTGAGTTTGTGTGTTGCTTTGCTTGTTTTTTATGCTGCTACGAAACCTCCACCACCTAAGACGTCAATCAAG GGCTCAAAACTATATGCTGAGAGCCATAGTTCAACGTTGTTCCAATTGTTTGTGGGAACCAGGAACAAACCGATGTATGGTGCTGGAACAAATATGCAGGACATGCTAGAATCAGAAAATGGATTGCCGATAGTGATTCGAGTAAGCTTGAGATCAAATTTTCGAGTAGTTTGGAATCTTATCAAGCCTGAATTCCACCACCGGGCTGTGTGTCTATTAGTCCTTGATGGTGCATATGACAAGAAGCACCGTACCCAAGTATATAATAGCACCTGCACTATGTCTTGA
- the LOC133698881 gene encoding uncharacterized protein LOC133698881 isoform X2 yields MPAHVHRMDSGDQETLFQSYPCAYYVQSPSTISHANSADIKTNNNIIESTFHSPTRSDTILINKNPEVSRFTLSRYSSSRGSNNSFLIEKKVSEPENNEVNRLIIVDGHGFNGDGGYEEEGMEEDEDFYYEKRGGWWWRYCSFRRSSSCAWVSLQIFWRLVLSLCVALLVFYAATKPPPPKTSIKIAGIRLFGLAEGVDGSGVTTKILNCNCSIDLLIENKSKLFGLHIQPPVLEMSFGHLTFATSRGSKLYAESHSSTLFQLFVGTRNKPMYGAGTNMQDMLESENGLPIVIRCSKFFMCWKMRELKIREI; encoded by the exons ATGCCAGCACACGTTCATAGAATGGACAGTGGAGACCAAGAAACCTTGTTTCAATCCTACCCATGTGCATACTATGTTCAAAGTCCATCTACCATCTCCCATGCAAACAGTGCAGATATCAAgaccaataataatattatcgAGTCCACATTTCATTCACCAACAAGATCCGATACTATACTCATCAACAAGAACCCTGAGGTCTCAAGGTTCACCCTCTCTCGCTACTCGTCATCTCGTGGATCAAACAACTCTTTCCTCATTGAGAAGAAGGTTAGTGAGCCCGAGAACAATGAGGTAAATCGTTTGATCATTGTTGATGGTCATGGATTTAATGGTGATGGTGGTTATGAAGAGGAAGGGATGGAAGAAGACGAGGATTTTTATTATGAGAAGAGAGGTGGATGGTGGTGGAGATACTGTTCTTTTAGGAGGAGTTCTTCATGTGCATGGGTTTCTTTGCAAATATTTTGGAGACTTGTGTTGAGTTTGTGTGTTGCTTTGCTTGTTTTTTATGCTGCTACGAAACCTCCACCACCTAAGACGTCAATCAAG ATAGCGGGAATTCGGCTATTTGGACTAGCGGAAGGAGTAGACGGCTCTGGTGTTACGACTAAGATCCTGAACTGCAATTGTTCCATTGATCTATTGATAGAAAACAAGTCTAAGCTCTTTGGCCTTCATATTCAACCTCCAGTTTTGGAAATGTCATTCGGTCACCTCACTTTCGCAACGTCCCGT GGCTCAAAACTATATGCTGAGAGCCATAGTTCAACGTTGTTCCAATTGTTTGTGGGAACCAGGAACAAACCGATGTATGGTGCTGGAACAAATATGCAGGACATGCTAGAATCAGAAAATGGATTGCCGATAGTGATTCGA TGTTCAAAATTCTTCATGTGCTGGAAAATGCGAGAATTAAAGATCAGAGAAATATAA
- the LOC133698881 gene encoding uncharacterized protein LOC133698881 isoform X1: protein MPAHVHRMDSGDQETLFQSYPCAYYVQSPSTISHANSADIKTNNNIIESTFHSPTRSDTILINKNPEVSRFTLSRYSSSRGSNNSFLIEKKVSEPENNEVNRLIIVDGHGFNGDGGYEEEGMEEDEDFYYEKRGGWWWRYCSFRRSSSCAWVSLQIFWRLVLSLCVALLVFYAATKPPPPKTSIKIAGIRLFGLAEGVDGSGVTTKILNCNCSIDLLIENKSKLFGLHIQPPVLEMSFGHLTFATSRGSKLYAESHSSTLFQLFVGTRNKPMYGAGTNMQDMLESENGLPIVIRVSLRSNFRVVWNLIKPEFHHRAVCLLVLDGAYDKKHRTQVYNSTCTMS, encoded by the exons ATGCCAGCACACGTTCATAGAATGGACAGTGGAGACCAAGAAACCTTGTTTCAATCCTACCCATGTGCATACTATGTTCAAAGTCCATCTACCATCTCCCATGCAAACAGTGCAGATATCAAgaccaataataatattatcgAGTCCACATTTCATTCACCAACAAGATCCGATACTATACTCATCAACAAGAACCCTGAGGTCTCAAGGTTCACCCTCTCTCGCTACTCGTCATCTCGTGGATCAAACAACTCTTTCCTCATTGAGAAGAAGGTTAGTGAGCCCGAGAACAATGAGGTAAATCGTTTGATCATTGTTGATGGTCATGGATTTAATGGTGATGGTGGTTATGAAGAGGAAGGGATGGAAGAAGACGAGGATTTTTATTATGAGAAGAGAGGTGGATGGTGGTGGAGATACTGTTCTTTTAGGAGGAGTTCTTCATGTGCATGGGTTTCTTTGCAAATATTTTGGAGACTTGTGTTGAGTTTGTGTGTTGCTTTGCTTGTTTTTTATGCTGCTACGAAACCTCCACCACCTAAGACGTCAATCAAG ATAGCGGGAATTCGGCTATTTGGACTAGCGGAAGGAGTAGACGGCTCTGGTGTTACGACTAAGATCCTGAACTGCAATTGTTCCATTGATCTATTGATAGAAAACAAGTCTAAGCTCTTTGGCCTTCATATTCAACCTCCAGTTTTGGAAATGTCATTCGGTCACCTCACTTTCGCAACGTCCCGT GGCTCAAAACTATATGCTGAGAGCCATAGTTCAACGTTGTTCCAATTGTTTGTGGGAACCAGGAACAAACCGATGTATGGTGCTGGAACAAATATGCAGGACATGCTAGAATCAGAAAATGGATTGCCGATAGTGATTCGAGTAAGCTTGAGATCAAATTTTCGAGTAGTTTGGAATCTTATCAAGCCTGAATTCCACCACCGGGCTGTGTGTCTATTAGTCCTTGATGGTGCATATGACAAGAAGCACCGTACCCAAGTATATAATAGCACCTGCACTATGTCTTGA